Proteins from a genomic interval of Zingiber officinale cultivar Zhangliang chromosome 1B, Zo_v1.1, whole genome shotgun sequence:
- the LOC121975565 gene encoding uncharacterized protein LOC121975565 isoform X3 — protein sequence MDERRDAMRLRYLRDRKFGGFLLFAISKRMLFTKSIGHVYEDSDASHLTEMCTNVQTKNYLPEYNSMHGIKEDATSSWSSYCHQRKLSEHIFSTYMPRHVNGCTEQDKEILKRTILEHEAIFRKQICELHRLYRIQKDLMNEFQARNFNRSSVPAELSYSSSFSSQRWPEYTETISQMSGFPIGVTSWGNMPCAINEKTRLSFKRDRSIHFAQIPFPSGASKKDSEVLDYKPQKRTFDLQLPADVYMDIEDTGGFQKKNIAEPTNDATTPKNGTFYVLPDNGLKLTLQSDEVNHQVTNLTKQIGRSACIMVDLNKPSTKISFESPSNSASNQLLGTKPHNKLQQGYLDRLGDQQTPFHKNVYSKGEWPLNHESGNKGSTVDDFSRFSQASNHNGPTLPERLQSNSNSYCETFQYDHYNPEAWSRQELTHPIQTFPRFHSVTCLNSSMISPSVPSISTSQADLTSCTSSFALPLRNTAACKSNTLVAAHAPSFFSGSAYVNNESLSSNIDAQTPITHCQEWHNRSLNVSVGNVKTLPHTNKMHLNSVPYLNTASYKPDPINNGKENLHDNLPGSPIQCSHSRDLKTPLELNLNQALPSVMEDTNTLRQDPMCYDGCYRFPGDASGQKKASISETEEKKTSIVDFSLSNEHPKFIYGSNVVTPNIKKGEKELDLSACNLQEVTSTMPFRDHTMQGDKDSEKNGKRILGFPIDGVERHSSILVSTKYTEKVLAEKAMFMENDDRKFANFLCGTKILSMQKNIQNGDSATEVCGAMNTANSRPHINLNAELAYADDSTPSELIPEGVVVQPSHCISIFGAKIVSDPDLQASTSQAETSIINQYKHISSNKADNSEKKDFSCEKLVRLAAENLVAISADCNDCHNDIGSNRLSLPQFDTLCWFAELVSHGSENLVLVDNGRNGYAQSLDVDADNNDAGGGLDLFEAMTLELEEVKVDQQCHEAKETEAKGDEENEQEVKTPASLLFTKARRGQGRKRRQKRDFQKDVLPGLASLSRLEVSEDLQTIGGMLKSSGRPWQTSLLRQNIGQKRMNTQRKGTRQLSMSIAVEEAQVTSCQPSPLSNTELGVVGSSMIGWGRTTRRCSRRRCLPQSFIGPLS from the exons ATGGATGAGAGGAGGGATGCGATGCGTCTGAG GTATCTCCGTGACAGGAAATTTGGAGGCTTTCTTCTGTTTGCAATCTCCAAGCGAATGCTCTTTACCAAATCGATTGGCCATGTTTATGAAGATTCAGATGCATCTCATCTTACTG AAATGTGTACAAACGTGCAGACTAAAAATTACCTTCCGGAATATAATTCAATGCATGGTATCAAGGAGGATGCAACCAGTAGTTGGTCCAGTTACTGTCATCAGAGGAAATTAAGTGAGCACATCTTCAGCACTTACATGCCAAGGCATGTGAATGGATGCACTGAACAAGATaaagaaatattaaaaaggaCTATTCTTGAACATGAAGCAATATTCAGAAAGCAG ATTTGTGAACTCCATCGTCTTTATAGAATACAGAAAGATCTGATGAATGAGTTCCAAGCTAGAAACTTTAATAGATCTTCTGTGCCAGCAGAATTATCATACTCAAGTTCTTTTTCATCTCAAAGATGGCCTGAATATACAGAAACGATATCACAGATGTCTGGCTTTCCTATTGGAGTCACCAGTTGGGGAAATATGCCTTGTGCCATCAACGAAAAGACCCGCCTTAGTTTTAAAAGGGACAGAAGCATCCATTTTGCTCAGATACCATTTCCTAGTGGAGCTTCTAAAAAGGACAGTGAGGTACTGGACTATAAGCCTCAGAAGAGAACATTTGACCTCCAACTTCCAGCTgatgtatatatggatattgaAGATACAGGTGGATTTCAGAAAAAAAATATTGCTGAACCTACAAATGATGCTACTACCCCAAAGAATGGAACTTTCTATGTGCTTCCTGACAATGGCTTGAAGCTCACTTTGCAGAGTGATGAAGTAAACCATCAGGTCACAAATTTAACAAAACAGATTGGTAGATCAGCCTGTATAATGGTTGACTTAAATAAACCTTCAACAAAAATCTCTTTTGAAAGTCCATCAAACTCAGCATCTAATCAATTGCTTGGCACGAAGCCTCACAACAAATTGCAACAAGGTTATTTGGACAGGCTTGGAGATCAACAGACTCCTTTCCATAAGAATGTGTACTCAAAAGGAGAATGGCCCTTGAATCATGAATCTG GGAACAAAGGGAGCACAGTGGATGACTTTTCTCGATTTTCTCAAGCCTCTAACCATAATGGTCCAACTTTACCTGAAAGGTTacaatcaaattcaaattcatattGTGAAACTTTTCAGTATGACCATTACAATCCTGAGGCATGGTCTAGACAAGAGCTAACTCATCCAATCCAGACATTTCCAAGATTCCATTCAGTCACTTGCTTAAATTCATCTATGATATCTCCTTCAGTACCTTCAATCTCAACTTCACAGGCTGACTTAACCAGTTGTACATCTTCATTTGCTCTGCCCTTGAGAAACACTGCCGCTTGTAAAAGCAACACACTAGTAGCTGCTCATGCACCTTCATTCTTTAGTGGATCGGCATACGTTAATAATGAGAGTTTGAGTTCCAATATAGATGCTCAAACACCTATTACTCATTGTCAAGAGTGGCATAATAGGAGCTTGAATGTAAGTGTAGGAAATGTTAAAACACTCCCTCACACAAATAAAATGCACCTTAATTCTGTTCCATATCTGAACACTGCATCCTATAAACCTGACCCGATTAATAATGGTAAAGAAAATCTTCATGATAATTTACCTGGAAGCCCTATACAGTGTTCTCATAGCAGAGATTTGAAGACTCCATTAGAGCTGAACCTAAATCAAGCATTGCCAAGTGTCATGGAAGATACTAATACACTCAGACAGGATCCAATGTGCTATGATGGTTGTTATAGGTTCCCAGGTGATGCATCTGGGCAGAAGAAAGCATCAATTAGTGAGACTGAGGAGAAGAAAACCTCCATAGTAGATTTTAGCTTGTCGAACGAACATCCTAAGTTTATTTATGGATCCAATGTTGTGACCCCTAATATCAAGAAGGGGGAAAAGGAGTTGGATTTATCAGCATGCAACTTGCAGGAAGTCACATCAACCATGCCGTTTAGAGATCATACAATGCAGGGAGATAAAGATTCTGAGAAAAATGGGAAAAGAATTCTTGGCTTTCCTATTGATGGTGTCGAGAGACATTCCAGCATACTTGTTTCCACCAAATATACGGAGAAGGTATTAGCTGAGAAAGCTATGTTTATGGAAAATGATGACAGAAAATTCGCTAACTTCCTCTGTGGTACAAAAATATTGAGTATGCAGAAGAACATTCAAAATGGTGATTCTGCCACCGAAGTTTGTGGTGCAATGAACACTGCAAACTCTAGGCCTCATATTAACCTGAATGCTGAGCTGGCATATGCAGATGATTCTACACCTTCAGAGTTGATACCTGAAGGAGTAGTGGTTCAGCCTTCACATTGTATATCAATTTTTGGAGCAAAAATTGTTTCTGATCCTGATCTTCAAGCCTCTACTTCTCAGGCTGAAACTAGCATTATAAATCAATATAAACACATTTCATCGAATAAGGCAGATAATTCAGAGAAAAAGGATTTTTCCTGTGAGAAACTTGTAAGATTGGCTGCAGAAAATTTAGTTGCTATCTCAGCGGATTGTAATGATTGCCACAATGATATTGGCTCTAACCGGTTATCCCTGCCTCAATTTGACACCTTGTGTTGGTTTGCAGAGCTAGTATCACATGGTTCAGAAAACCTCGTGCTAGTTGATAATGGTAGAAATGGGTATGCTCAATCTTTGGATGTTGATGCTGACAACAATGATGCTGGTGGTGGTTTGGATCTATTTGAGGCCATGACATTGGAACTTGAAGAAGTCAAGGTGGATCAGCAATGTCATGAAGCAAAAGAAACTGAGGCCAAAGGCGATGAAGAAAATGAGCAGGAAGTTAAAACTCCTGCTTCACTGCTTTTCACAAAGGCTCGGCGTGGCCAGGGAAGAAAAAGGAGGCAGAAGAGGGACTTCCAAAAGGATGTCTTGCCAGGCCTTGCATCACTCTCAAGGCTTGAAGTTTCAGAGGATCTTCAAACTATTGGGGGAATGCTGAAATCATCAGGTAGGCCTTGGCAAACAAGTTTACTAAGGCAAAACATTGGCCAAAAGAGAATGAACACCCAAAGAAAGGGAACGAGGCAGCTGAGCATGTCCATTGCAGTTGAAGAGGCTCAAGTTACCTCCTGTCAACCCTCACCACTCAGTAATACTGAACTAGGTGTTGTTGGAAGCAGTATGATCGGGTGGGGAAGGACAACACGGCGATGCAGTAGAAGGAGATGCCTCCCGCAAAGTTTCATTGGCCCTTTGAGTTAA
- the LOC121975565 gene encoding uncharacterized protein LOC121975565 isoform X6, whose amino-acid sequence MTKNYLPEYNSMHGIKEDATSSWSSYCHQRKLSEHIFSTYMPRHVNGCTEQDKEILKRTILEHEAIFRKQICELHRLYRIQKDLMNEFQARNFNRSSVPAELSYSSSFSSQRWPEYTETISQMSGFPIGVTSWGNMPCAINEKTRLSFKRDRSIHFAQIPFPSGASKKDSEVLDYKPQKRTFDLQLPADVYMDIEDTGGFQKKNIAEPTNDATTPKNGTFYVLPDNGLKLTLQSDEVNHQVTNLTKQIGRSACIMVDLNKPSTKISFESPSNSASNQLLGTKPHNKLQQGYLDRLGDQQTPFHKNVYSKGEWPLNHESGNKGSTVDDFSRFSQASNHNGPTLPERLQSNSNSYCETFQYDHYNPEAWSRQELTHPIQTFPRFHSVTCLNSSMISPSVPSISTSQADLTSCTSSFALPLRNTAACKSNTLVAAHAPSFFSGSAYVNNESLSSNIDAQTPITHCQEWHNRSLNVSVGNVKTLPHTNKMHLNSVPYLNTASYKPDPINNGKENLHDNLPGSPIQCSHSRDLKTPLELNLNQALPSVMEDTNTLRQDPMCYDGCYRFPGDASGQKKASISETEEKKTSIVDFSLSNEHPKFIYGSNVVTPNIKKGEKELDLSACNLQEVTSTMPFRDHTMQGDKDSEKNGKRILGFPIDGVERHSSILVSTKYTEKVLAEKAMFMENDDRKFANFLCGTKILSMQKNIQNGDSATEVCGAMNTANSRPHINLNAELAYADDSTPSELIPEGVVVQPSHCISIFGAKIVSDPDLQASTSQAETSIINQYKHISSNKADNSEKKDFSCEKLVRLAAENLVAISADCNDCHNDIGSNRLSLPQFDTLCWFAELVSHGSENLVLVDNGRNGYAQSLDVDADNNDAGGGLDLFEAMTLELEEVKVDQQCHEAKETEAKGDEENEQEVKTPASLLFTKARRGQGRKRRQKRDFQKDVLPGLASLSRLEVSEDLQTIGGMLKSSGRPWQTSLLRQNIGQKRMNTQRKGTRQLSMSIAVEEAQVTSCQPSPLSNTELGVVGSSMIGWGRTTRRCSRRRCLPQSFIGPLS is encoded by the exons ATG ACTAAAAATTACCTTCCGGAATATAATTCAATGCATGGTATCAAGGAGGATGCAACCAGTAGTTGGTCCAGTTACTGTCATCAGAGGAAATTAAGTGAGCACATCTTCAGCACTTACATGCCAAGGCATGTGAATGGATGCACTGAACAAGATaaagaaatattaaaaaggaCTATTCTTGAACATGAAGCAATATTCAGAAAGCAG ATTTGTGAACTCCATCGTCTTTATAGAATACAGAAAGATCTGATGAATGAGTTCCAAGCTAGAAACTTTAATAGATCTTCTGTGCCAGCAGAATTATCATACTCAAGTTCTTTTTCATCTCAAAGATGGCCTGAATATACAGAAACGATATCACAGATGTCTGGCTTTCCTATTGGAGTCACCAGTTGGGGAAATATGCCTTGTGCCATCAACGAAAAGACCCGCCTTAGTTTTAAAAGGGACAGAAGCATCCATTTTGCTCAGATACCATTTCCTAGTGGAGCTTCTAAAAAGGACAGTGAGGTACTGGACTATAAGCCTCAGAAGAGAACATTTGACCTCCAACTTCCAGCTgatgtatatatggatattgaAGATACAGGTGGATTTCAGAAAAAAAATATTGCTGAACCTACAAATGATGCTACTACCCCAAAGAATGGAACTTTCTATGTGCTTCCTGACAATGGCTTGAAGCTCACTTTGCAGAGTGATGAAGTAAACCATCAGGTCACAAATTTAACAAAACAGATTGGTAGATCAGCCTGTATAATGGTTGACTTAAATAAACCTTCAACAAAAATCTCTTTTGAAAGTCCATCAAACTCAGCATCTAATCAATTGCTTGGCACGAAGCCTCACAACAAATTGCAACAAGGTTATTTGGACAGGCTTGGAGATCAACAGACTCCTTTCCATAAGAATGTGTACTCAAAAGGAGAATGGCCCTTGAATCATGAATCTG GGAACAAAGGGAGCACAGTGGATGACTTTTCTCGATTTTCTCAAGCCTCTAACCATAATGGTCCAACTTTACCTGAAAGGTTacaatcaaattcaaattcatattGTGAAACTTTTCAGTATGACCATTACAATCCTGAGGCATGGTCTAGACAAGAGCTAACTCATCCAATCCAGACATTTCCAAGATTCCATTCAGTCACTTGCTTAAATTCATCTATGATATCTCCTTCAGTACCTTCAATCTCAACTTCACAGGCTGACTTAACCAGTTGTACATCTTCATTTGCTCTGCCCTTGAGAAACACTGCCGCTTGTAAAAGCAACACACTAGTAGCTGCTCATGCACCTTCATTCTTTAGTGGATCGGCATACGTTAATAATGAGAGTTTGAGTTCCAATATAGATGCTCAAACACCTATTACTCATTGTCAAGAGTGGCATAATAGGAGCTTGAATGTAAGTGTAGGAAATGTTAAAACACTCCCTCACACAAATAAAATGCACCTTAATTCTGTTCCATATCTGAACACTGCATCCTATAAACCTGACCCGATTAATAATGGTAAAGAAAATCTTCATGATAATTTACCTGGAAGCCCTATACAGTGTTCTCATAGCAGAGATTTGAAGACTCCATTAGAGCTGAACCTAAATCAAGCATTGCCAAGTGTCATGGAAGATACTAATACACTCAGACAGGATCCAATGTGCTATGATGGTTGTTATAGGTTCCCAGGTGATGCATCTGGGCAGAAGAAAGCATCAATTAGTGAGACTGAGGAGAAGAAAACCTCCATAGTAGATTTTAGCTTGTCGAACGAACATCCTAAGTTTATTTATGGATCCAATGTTGTGACCCCTAATATCAAGAAGGGGGAAAAGGAGTTGGATTTATCAGCATGCAACTTGCAGGAAGTCACATCAACCATGCCGTTTAGAGATCATACAATGCAGGGAGATAAAGATTCTGAGAAAAATGGGAAAAGAATTCTTGGCTTTCCTATTGATGGTGTCGAGAGACATTCCAGCATACTTGTTTCCACCAAATATACGGAGAAGGTATTAGCTGAGAAAGCTATGTTTATGGAAAATGATGACAGAAAATTCGCTAACTTCCTCTGTGGTACAAAAATATTGAGTATGCAGAAGAACATTCAAAATGGTGATTCTGCCACCGAAGTTTGTGGTGCAATGAACACTGCAAACTCTAGGCCTCATATTAACCTGAATGCTGAGCTGGCATATGCAGATGATTCTACACCTTCAGAGTTGATACCTGAAGGAGTAGTGGTTCAGCCTTCACATTGTATATCAATTTTTGGAGCAAAAATTGTTTCTGATCCTGATCTTCAAGCCTCTACTTCTCAGGCTGAAACTAGCATTATAAATCAATATAAACACATTTCATCGAATAAGGCAGATAATTCAGAGAAAAAGGATTTTTCCTGTGAGAAACTTGTAAGATTGGCTGCAGAAAATTTAGTTGCTATCTCAGCGGATTGTAATGATTGCCACAATGATATTGGCTCTAACCGGTTATCCCTGCCTCAATTTGACACCTTGTGTTGGTTTGCAGAGCTAGTATCACATGGTTCAGAAAACCTCGTGCTAGTTGATAATGGTAGAAATGGGTATGCTCAATCTTTGGATGTTGATGCTGACAACAATGATGCTGGTGGTGGTTTGGATCTATTTGAGGCCATGACATTGGAACTTGAAGAAGTCAAGGTGGATCAGCAATGTCATGAAGCAAAAGAAACTGAGGCCAAAGGCGATGAAGAAAATGAGCAGGAAGTTAAAACTCCTGCTTCACTGCTTTTCACAAAGGCTCGGCGTGGCCAGGGAAGAAAAAGGAGGCAGAAGAGGGACTTCCAAAAGGATGTCTTGCCAGGCCTTGCATCACTCTCAAGGCTTGAAGTTTCAGAGGATCTTCAAACTATTGGGGGAATGCTGAAATCATCAGGTAGGCCTTGGCAAACAAGTTTACTAAGGCAAAACATTGGCCAAAAGAGAATGAACACCCAAAGAAAGGGAACGAGGCAGCTGAGCATGTCCATTGCAGTTGAAGAGGCTCAAGTTACCTCCTGTCAACCCTCACCACTCAGTAATACTGAACTAGGTGTTGTTGGAAGCAGTATGATCGGGTGGGGAAGGACAACACGGCGATGCAGTAGAAGGAGATGCCTCCCGCAAAGTTTCATTGGCCCTTTGAGTTAA
- the LOC121975565 gene encoding uncharacterized protein LOC121975565 isoform X7 → MHGIKEDATSSWSSYCHQRKLSEHIFSTYMPRHVNGCTEQDKEILKRTILEHEAIFRKQICELHRLYRIQKDLMNEFQARNFNRSSVPAELSYSSSFSSQRWPEYTETISQMSGFPIGVTSWGNMPCAINEKTRLSFKRDRSIHFAQIPFPSGASKKDSEVLDYKPQKRTFDLQLPADVYMDIEDTGGFQKKNIAEPTNDATTPKNGTFYVLPDNGLKLTLQSDEVNHQVTNLTKQIGRSACIMVDLNKPSTKISFESPSNSASNQLLGTKPHNKLQQGYLDRLGDQQTPFHKNVYSKGEWPLNHESGNKGSTVDDFSRFSQASNHNGPTLPERLQSNSNSYCETFQYDHYNPEAWSRQELTHPIQTFPRFHSVTCLNSSMISPSVPSISTSQADLTSCTSSFALPLRNTAACKSNTLVAAHAPSFFSGSAYVNNESLSSNIDAQTPITHCQEWHNRSLNVSVGNVKTLPHTNKMHLNSVPYLNTASYKPDPINNGKENLHDNLPGSPIQCSHSRDLKTPLELNLNQALPSVMEDTNTLRQDPMCYDGCYRFPGDASGQKKASISETEEKKTSIVDFSLSNEHPKFIYGSNVVTPNIKKGEKELDLSACNLQEVTSTMPFRDHTMQGDKDSEKNGKRILGFPIDGVERHSSILVSTKYTEKVLAEKAMFMENDDRKFANFLCGTKILSMQKNIQNGDSATEVCGAMNTANSRPHINLNAELAYADDSTPSELIPEGVVVQPSHCISIFGAKIVSDPDLQASTSQAETSIINQYKHISSNKADNSEKKDFSCEKLVRLAAENLVAISADCNDCHNDIGSNRLSLPQFDTLCWFAELVSHGSENLVLVDNGRNGYAQSLDVDADNNDAGGGLDLFEAMTLELEEVKVDQQCHEAKETEAKGDEENEQEVKTPASLLFTKARRGQGRKRRQKRDFQKDVLPGLASLSRLEVSEDLQTIGGMLKSSGRPWQTSLLRQNIGQKRMNTQRKGTRQLSMSIAVEEAQVTSCQPSPLSNTELGVVGSSMIGWGRTTRRCSRRRCLPQSFIGPLS, encoded by the exons ATGCATGGTATCAAGGAGGATGCAACCAGTAGTTGGTCCAGTTACTGTCATCAGAGGAAATTAAGTGAGCACATCTTCAGCACTTACATGCCAAGGCATGTGAATGGATGCACTGAACAAGATaaagaaatattaaaaaggaCTATTCTTGAACATGAAGCAATATTCAGAAAGCAG ATTTGTGAACTCCATCGTCTTTATAGAATACAGAAAGATCTGATGAATGAGTTCCAAGCTAGAAACTTTAATAGATCTTCTGTGCCAGCAGAATTATCATACTCAAGTTCTTTTTCATCTCAAAGATGGCCTGAATATACAGAAACGATATCACAGATGTCTGGCTTTCCTATTGGAGTCACCAGTTGGGGAAATATGCCTTGTGCCATCAACGAAAAGACCCGCCTTAGTTTTAAAAGGGACAGAAGCATCCATTTTGCTCAGATACCATTTCCTAGTGGAGCTTCTAAAAAGGACAGTGAGGTACTGGACTATAAGCCTCAGAAGAGAACATTTGACCTCCAACTTCCAGCTgatgtatatatggatattgaAGATACAGGTGGATTTCAGAAAAAAAATATTGCTGAACCTACAAATGATGCTACTACCCCAAAGAATGGAACTTTCTATGTGCTTCCTGACAATGGCTTGAAGCTCACTTTGCAGAGTGATGAAGTAAACCATCAGGTCACAAATTTAACAAAACAGATTGGTAGATCAGCCTGTATAATGGTTGACTTAAATAAACCTTCAACAAAAATCTCTTTTGAAAGTCCATCAAACTCAGCATCTAATCAATTGCTTGGCACGAAGCCTCACAACAAATTGCAACAAGGTTATTTGGACAGGCTTGGAGATCAACAGACTCCTTTCCATAAGAATGTGTACTCAAAAGGAGAATGGCCCTTGAATCATGAATCTG GGAACAAAGGGAGCACAGTGGATGACTTTTCTCGATTTTCTCAAGCCTCTAACCATAATGGTCCAACTTTACCTGAAAGGTTacaatcaaattcaaattcatattGTGAAACTTTTCAGTATGACCATTACAATCCTGAGGCATGGTCTAGACAAGAGCTAACTCATCCAATCCAGACATTTCCAAGATTCCATTCAGTCACTTGCTTAAATTCATCTATGATATCTCCTTCAGTACCTTCAATCTCAACTTCACAGGCTGACTTAACCAGTTGTACATCTTCATTTGCTCTGCCCTTGAGAAACACTGCCGCTTGTAAAAGCAACACACTAGTAGCTGCTCATGCACCTTCATTCTTTAGTGGATCGGCATACGTTAATAATGAGAGTTTGAGTTCCAATATAGATGCTCAAACACCTATTACTCATTGTCAAGAGTGGCATAATAGGAGCTTGAATGTAAGTGTAGGAAATGTTAAAACACTCCCTCACACAAATAAAATGCACCTTAATTCTGTTCCATATCTGAACACTGCATCCTATAAACCTGACCCGATTAATAATGGTAAAGAAAATCTTCATGATAATTTACCTGGAAGCCCTATACAGTGTTCTCATAGCAGAGATTTGAAGACTCCATTAGAGCTGAACCTAAATCAAGCATTGCCAAGTGTCATGGAAGATACTAATACACTCAGACAGGATCCAATGTGCTATGATGGTTGTTATAGGTTCCCAGGTGATGCATCTGGGCAGAAGAAAGCATCAATTAGTGAGACTGAGGAGAAGAAAACCTCCATAGTAGATTTTAGCTTGTCGAACGAACATCCTAAGTTTATTTATGGATCCAATGTTGTGACCCCTAATATCAAGAAGGGGGAAAAGGAGTTGGATTTATCAGCATGCAACTTGCAGGAAGTCACATCAACCATGCCGTTTAGAGATCATACAATGCAGGGAGATAAAGATTCTGAGAAAAATGGGAAAAGAATTCTTGGCTTTCCTATTGATGGTGTCGAGAGACATTCCAGCATACTTGTTTCCACCAAATATACGGAGAAGGTATTAGCTGAGAAAGCTATGTTTATGGAAAATGATGACAGAAAATTCGCTAACTTCCTCTGTGGTACAAAAATATTGAGTATGCAGAAGAACATTCAAAATGGTGATTCTGCCACCGAAGTTTGTGGTGCAATGAACACTGCAAACTCTAGGCCTCATATTAACCTGAATGCTGAGCTGGCATATGCAGATGATTCTACACCTTCAGAGTTGATACCTGAAGGAGTAGTGGTTCAGCCTTCACATTGTATATCAATTTTTGGAGCAAAAATTGTTTCTGATCCTGATCTTCAAGCCTCTACTTCTCAGGCTGAAACTAGCATTATAAATCAATATAAACACATTTCATCGAATAAGGCAGATAATTCAGAGAAAAAGGATTTTTCCTGTGAGAAACTTGTAAGATTGGCTGCAGAAAATTTAGTTGCTATCTCAGCGGATTGTAATGATTGCCACAATGATATTGGCTCTAACCGGTTATCCCTGCCTCAATTTGACACCTTGTGTTGGTTTGCAGAGCTAGTATCACATGGTTCAGAAAACCTCGTGCTAGTTGATAATGGTAGAAATGGGTATGCTCAATCTTTGGATGTTGATGCTGACAACAATGATGCTGGTGGTGGTTTGGATCTATTTGAGGCCATGACATTGGAACTTGAAGAAGTCAAGGTGGATCAGCAATGTCATGAAGCAAAAGAAACTGAGGCCAAAGGCGATGAAGAAAATGAGCAGGAAGTTAAAACTCCTGCTTCACTGCTTTTCACAAAGGCTCGGCGTGGCCAGGGAAGAAAAAGGAGGCAGAAGAGGGACTTCCAAAAGGATGTCTTGCCAGGCCTTGCATCACTCTCAAGGCTTGAAGTTTCAGAGGATCTTCAAACTATTGGGGGAATGCTGAAATCATCAGGTAGGCCTTGGCAAACAAGTTTACTAAGGCAAAACATTGGCCAAAAGAGAATGAACACCCAAAGAAAGGGAACGAGGCAGCTGAGCATGTCCATTGCAGTTGAAGAGGCTCAAGTTACCTCCTGTCAACCCTCACCACTCAGTAATACTGAACTAGGTGTTGTTGGAAGCAGTATGATCGGGTGGGGAAGGACAACACGGCGATGCAGTAGAAGGAGATGCCTCCCGCAAAGTTTCATTGGCCCTTTGAGTTAA